CCGCGCCGACCCACTCCATGTGGGTCTTGGCGGTGAGGCCGCCGACGAACTGGACGTACTCGCCCTCGCCGGACATGCACTCGCCCAGGTTGTCCATGATCTGCGAGCCGTACGCGGCGTTGTCGAACGCCTCGATGTCGATGTCGACGTTCTCGATGCCGGACGCCTCGTGGGAGACCACGATGATCCCCTGCTCGCGGGCCTGGGCCAGGACGTTGGACAGCGCCTCGGGCGAGTTCGGGACCACGGTGATGGCCGTCGGGCTCTGGGCGATGAGGTCCTGGATGATCTGGATCTGCTTCTCGGGGCTGACGTCGTCGGCACCCTCGACGCGGGCGTCGATGCCGGTCTCCTCGGCGTACTCGTCCACCCCGACCGCCATGCGGTCGAACCAGGCGATCCCCTGGAGCTTGACGACGGTGACCATGGTCTTGTCGCCCGACGCCGCGGCGCCGTCGGCGGAGCCGCCTGCGGCCGGCTCGGCGGTGGTGCCGCCGACGGACCCGCAGCCGGCGAGAAGAGCGGCCGCGGCACCCGTGGCCACGACGAGGGCAAGTCTGTTGCGCATGTTCCGTCACTCCTTCGTGAACGTGGGCACGGCTGCCGGCTGCTGATGAGCGGACCCGTGCGTGCTTGGCCTGACCGTACGACCGGATCGCGCGCCGTGTCGAGCACTTTGCGGCACGCGACCCATGAATCGCGCAGAAAGTTGCGCGATATCGCGCAGGTACGTTGCTAGGCTCCCGGCGGGCCATCAACGAGGGGGAGTCATGTCGCGCCGTCGGGACATCACCGTGCTGCTCCAGCAGCAGGGCTTCGCGAGCGTCCGCTCGCTCGCCGACGCCTTCGGGGTCGACACCTCGACCGTGCGGCGGGACCTGGAGAAGCTCGAGGCCCAAGGCCTGGTCGAGCGCACCCACGGCGGGGTCGTGCCGGTACGGCGCGAGGAGCCCGCGGTGCAGGGCCCCCCGCCCGGCACCCACCAGCCGGAGAAGGAGGCCATCGGCGCGGCCATGGCCGAACGGGTCCTCGAGGGCCAGACGATCATCCTGGACTCCGGCTCCACGACGCTCGAGGTCGCGCGCCACCTCACGCACTCCCGGCTGACGGTGGTCACCCACGACCTGCGCGTCGGCCTGGAGATCGCGAGCAAGCCGTCGATCCACCTGGTCTTCATCGGCGGCGAGCTGCTGCCGAGCGGGCTGGCCATGTGGGGCCCGACGTCGGTCCAGCAGATCGAGACCATGCGGGTCAACGTGGCGATCTTCGGCGCGGACACCGTCACCGACGACGGCATCTTCTCGACGTCCAGCTACGAGACCGAGCTCAAGCGCAAGATGCGCTCGGTGGCCAGCGAGGCGTTCTTCGTGGCCGACAGCAGCAAGTTCGGCCGCGAGGCGCTGTTCCGGGTGTTCGGGTTCGAGGACTTCACCGCGGGCATCACCGACGCCACGCTCGACCCCATCCGAGCGGCGCGCTTCCCCGTGCCCATCATCCGCGCGCCCCTGCCGGCACCGGTGGGCCCTCAGCGCAGCAGCGCGCTGCGCTCCCCCCAGCCGCGGCGGACCGTCTCGCGCTGAGCGCCGCCCCACGACGCCGGCCGGACGAAGCCGCCGCCCCGCGGCGGCCGGGAGGACCTGCCCCCCGCCCCGCCGCCACCGTTCCCTCGCCGCCCGTCCCCGGACGAGCTCCTGCGACCCCCGTCGCGGACCACCGGTCCCCGCACCCTGCCTCCCCCAGCCCCGCACGGACGGACCTGCGCCGCCCCGGCAGACGCTAGGAGCCGGCCACCGGGACGTCGATGCGTAGAACTACGTAGGTGGCCACCGTCCCTGGCCCTCGCCCCGGGTCCCGGCCTACCGTGGCGGGCTACGGCAGGGAGGAGCGCCGTCATGACGTCGTCCGGCCGCGACCTGGCCGCCGCGCTCGACTTCGCCGCCGAGGCCGCCACCGTGCAGGACGGCGAGGACGTGACCGGCGTCCTGCTCCCCGCCCTGTGCCGGCTGGTCGACGCGCCCGGCGCCGTCGTCCACGAGGTCGACCTGGCGGTGGCCGCCGAGTACAACCTGTTCTGGCCCGAGGCCCTGGCCGACGGCGCGGTGCTCGCCGCCTATGCCGCCGTCATGCGCTCCCACCCGTTCTTCCGGCTCGCGGTCGCCGGCGCCGAGCTCGAGGGGGTCAGGATCTCCGACCTCATGCCGCGGCAGCAGTGGCGCTCCAGCGAGGTGTACGGCGAGGCGCTGCGGTTCCTGTGGGCCGAGGACCAGATGACGACGTTCCTGTCGCGGCAGGGCACGCGCGCCCAGGGCCTCAGCGTGGTGACCGACGGCCGGCCGTTCACCGAGCGGCAGCGCCGGCTGATGCTGCTCGTCCGGCCGCACGTGCGTGCCGCGGTGCGGCGCACCCACCACCCGGGCGCCTCTCACCGGGTGCTGCAGGTCGGCACGCCGTCGACGTGGCTCGCCGCGCCCTGCGGCACGAGCGCGGCGACCGTCGTCCCGGGCCCGCGCCTGACGCCCGCCGAGCAGCGTGTCCTCACCGAGGCCGCCGCCGGGCTGACCAGCGCCCAGATCGCCCGGCGGGTCGGCGCGGCCCCCCGCACGGTGGAGAAGCACCTGGAGCACGCCTACGGCAAGCTCGGCGTCACCAACCGCGTCGCGGCGCTGCAGGTCCTCGGCGTGCCGCGGCAGGCCTCCCCCGGCGACCCGCGGCCGACGGTCGTCCTCCCCGGGTGCGTGCTGGCCGGCTGAGTCGGCGGCGATCCCCGGACTGGGTGCCTCGCCGGCACCCGTCGTCCGGTCACCACTGGCCTGTGGGGATGGTCACCGCCGGCGCGGCACCGCGACGCGCATCCCGTCCTCCGCCGCCACGACGTCGTCGTGGACCTGCTGCGCCTCGGCGAGGAACGGCTCGCCGGAGTCGCCGTAGCGCTGGGAGAAGTGGGTGAGGACGAGCCGGCGGGCCCCGGCGCGGGCGGCGAGCTCGCCGGCCTGCCGGGCGGTGAGGTGGCCGTAGCGCTCGGCGAGGTCGCGGTCGGCGTCCAGGAACGTGGACTCGCAGACGAGCAGGTCGACGCCCCGGGCGAGCGCGAGGGCGCCGTCGCAGGCACGGGTGTCCATGACGACGGCGACCGACTGGCCGGGCCGCGGTTCGCTGACCTCGTCCAGCGCCACCCGCCGACCGCCCATCTCGACCACCCCCTCCCGCTGCAGCCGGCCGACGTCCGGGCCGGCGACGCTGAGGGCGGCCAGCCGCTCCGGCAGCATGCGGACGCCGTCGGCCTCCTGCAGCCGGTAGCCGACCGTCGGCACCCGGTGGTCCAGCGCGACGGCGGTGAGCGTCCACGCCGCGCCGTCGGCCACGACCACGCCGGGGGCCGGCGTCGGCGGGACCGGCGCGGGCCGTACCTGCAGGGTCTCCACGTGGGCGCTGGAGGCGAGCAGGGCCGCCACGTGCGCCTCGCCGCCGGCCGGGAAGTGGACCGGCACCTCGCGCGCCACGCCGTCCAGGGCCATCCGCTGGACCACGCCGGGCAGGCCCAGGCAATGGTCGCCGTGCAGGTGCGTGAGACAGACGCGCGTCACCGACGACGCGGACACGTCGGCGTACGTCATCTGCCGCTGGGTGCCCTCCCCCGGGTCGACGAGCACGCCCTCGCCGTCCCAGCGCAGCAGGTAGCCGTTGTGGTTGCGCGCGCGGGTGGGCACCTGCGAGGCGGTGCCCAGGACGACCAGCTCGCGGACCACGGGCCCAGCGTGCCGCAGCGACCACCGGCCGGCCCGAGGGCGCAGCGGCATCCTCGGTGAGGACCAGCCCGTGACGCAGACGAGCCCCGCACCGACGGACGGTGCGGGGCTCGGCTGCTGACCGGTCAGGGGCTAGCCGCGCGGGCTGCCCTTCGTCGGGACGGTCCGCACCGCGACGCTCCCGTCGACGGGGGCGCCGCCGACGGTCGTGCCGGTGAGCAGGAGCTCGGTGTCGCCGTGCTCGATGCCGGTGAGCTGGACCCTGACGGTGCAGACCAGGTCGGCCACGCCGTCCCGGTCGAGGTCCCCGCCGGCCTCGCACGTGGTGACCGAGTCCTCGTCACCCGTCGCGCCGAAGCGCAGCGAGCCGGTGTCGAGGTCGGTCACCGGGGCGAAGCCGGGCTTGGACAGCACGGTGAGCGACAGCTCGCCGCGGCTGCGGGGGTTGACGACGGCGGGCTTGCCGCCGGCTCGCAGCTGGAGCTCGACGCTCACGGGCTCCTGGGCGGTCGGCTCGACGAAGACCGCGGTCGTCCGCGCCGGCACCGTGAAGGTGCCGCCGGCGAACGTCGCGCCCTTGACGACCGGGTCGGCGCCCTGCGCCTGCACCGGGCTGAGGACCAGCCCGGCGCCGGCGAGCTGCTCGGCGGTCCAGACCTGCTCGGTGCTGGTGGCGTTGAACACCGTCACCACGCGGTCCAGCGCCGGGTCGACCGGCTCGCCGACCGTGTCGTCCAGGTGCATGACGACCAGGCCGGGGACCTCGCTGCCGTCGAGGTAGGACAGCTTCTGCTGCACCTGCTCGGCGGTGGTCAGCGAGAACAGCGGCGACGAGCCCGCCACGCGGAGCAGGTCGCGGAACCGTGCGACCGAGGCCTCGATGTCCGCCTGCGCCGGCTCCACGCCCGGGTCCTCGAGGAGCGGCCGCATGTACGGCCACTTGTCCTCGTTGTCCGGTGCCGGCGGGAGGCCGACCCCGAAGTTGTTGGACTCGTAGGAGAAGTCGAGCACGTTGAAGTGGTCGCCGGAGTCGTAGCTGTTCCGGTCGAGCGACTTCGAGCGGAGCATGTCGGTGCCCGCGTGGAAGAACGAGACGCCCTGGCCGAGGGCGACCGTCGACAGCGACAGCTGCTGCATCCGCACCCGGTCCTCCATGGCGCTGCCCTGGGGCAGCTTGAAGGCCAGCGAGTCGAACAGCGTCTCGTTGTCGTGCGCCGAGACGTACAGGATGTTCTCCTGCGGGTCGGCGGTGTACCCCGTGGGGGCGCCGTTGTAGCTGACGTCCTTGCCGGTCACCGTCTCCCCGCTGCTCGACACGAACTCGTAGTCGGCGAGGTTGCCGGCCATGCCGACCTTGAGCTGGTCCATGCCGAGCAGGAGCCGCGCGCGCTGCGCCGCCTCGTCGCCGTTGACCGGGTCGCCGTTGGGGTCGGTGAGCAGCCCGGAGCCGAAGCCCTGGACGCGGGGGTTCTCGTCGAACGGCCCGCC
The sequence above is drawn from the Aquipuribacter hungaricus genome and encodes:
- a CDS encoding autoinducer 2 ABC transporter substrate-binding protein, which codes for MRNRLALVVATGAAAALLAGCGSVGGTTAEPAAGGSADGAAASGDKTMVTVVKLQGIAWFDRMAVGVDEYAEETGIDARVEGADDVSPEKQIQIIQDLIAQSPTAITVVPNSPEALSNVLAQAREQGIIVVSHEASGIENVDIDIEAFDNAAYGSQIMDNLGECMSGEGEYVQFVGGLTAKTHMEWVGAAYENQQENFPGMTRVEDPIESTDNENAAYEKAKEVLAKYPDIKGFQGSAGNDVPGIARAVLEAGLEDDVCVMGTSIPSAAEKYLADGSIDKIFFWDPALAGKAQLKIAEILADGGTVEEGTDLGIEGYESLVKVEGFDNVYAGDAAVEADAAAAAEFDF
- a CDS encoding DeoR/GlpR family DNA-binding transcription regulator, coding for MSRRRDITVLLQQQGFASVRSLADAFGVDTSTVRRDLEKLEAQGLVERTHGGVVPVRREEPAVQGPPPGTHQPEKEAIGAAMAERVLEGQTIILDSGSTTLEVARHLTHSRLTVVTHDLRVGLEIASKPSIHLVFIGGELLPSGLAMWGPTSVQQIETMRVNVAIFGADTVTDDGIFSTSSYETELKRKMRSVASEAFFVADSSKFGREALFRVFGFEDFTAGITDATLDPIRAARFPVPIIRAPLPAPVGPQRSSALRSPQPRRTVSR
- a CDS encoding helix-turn-helix transcriptional regulator, which encodes MTSSGRDLAAALDFAAEAATVQDGEDVTGVLLPALCRLVDAPGAVVHEVDLAVAAEYNLFWPEALADGAVLAAYAAVMRSHPFFRLAVAGAELEGVRISDLMPRQQWRSSEVYGEALRFLWAEDQMTTFLSRQGTRAQGLSVVTDGRPFTERQRRLMLLVRPHVRAAVRRTHHPGASHRVLQVGTPSTWLAAPCGTSAATVVPGPRLTPAEQRVLTEAAAGLTSAQIARRVGAAPRTVEKHLEHAYGKLGVTNRVAALQVLGVPRQASPGDPRPTVVLPGCVLAG
- a CDS encoding ribonuclease Z yields the protein MVRELVVLGTASQVPTRARNHNGYLLRWDGEGVLVDPGEGTQRQMTYADVSASSVTRVCLTHLHGDHCLGLPGVVQRMALDGVAREVPVHFPAGGEAHVAALLASSAHVETLQVRPAPVPPTPAPGVVVADGAAWTLTAVALDHRVPTVGYRLQEADGVRMLPERLAALSVAGPDVGRLQREGVVEMGGRRVALDEVSEPRPGQSVAVVMDTRACDGALALARGVDLLVCESTFLDADRDLAERYGHLTARQAGELAARAGARRLVLTHFSQRYGDSGEPFLAEAQQVHDDVVAAEDGMRVAVPRRR